The Streptomyces sp. SS1-1 genome has a segment encoding these proteins:
- a CDS encoding fic family toxin-antitoxin system, toxin component — protein sequence MDLHIDVPWILQVTEIAGADDPAPDDYGVPVSAVARHRAELFEQPVYDSPYAKAAALVHTLGRCRWLERSNMAVAAATGVMYLEAAGITVKPAREHAVALKDLLLDPTCTAGRIATLLRGWPTAT from the coding sequence ATGGATCTGCACATCGACGTCCCCTGGATCCTGCAGGTCACCGAGATCGCCGGGGCGGACGACCCCGCGCCCGACGACTACGGCGTCCCCGTCTCGGCGGTCGCCCGCCACCGGGCGGAGCTGTTCGAGCAGCCCGTCTACGACAGCCCCTACGCCAAGGCCGCGGCCCTGGTGCACACGCTCGGGCGGTGCCGCTGGCTGGAGCGCTCGAACATGGCCGTGGCGGCCGCGACCGGCGTCATGTACCTGGAGGCGGCGGGGATCACGGTCAAGCCGGCCCGCGAGCACGCCGTCGCCCTCAAGGACCTGCTCCTGGACCCGACATGCACGGCAGGACGGATAGCGACGCTGCTACGCGGCTGGCCGACGGCTACCTGA
- a CDS encoding DUF3224 domain-containing protein, which translates to MRATATFTVKAFVPTELKPEPDVPTGLPVGVATMEKTYEGEVVGRSATLFTAAFDQATGVGTYVAMESFEGSLHGREGAFNFVHSATTSGSDRTAEFFTIVPSSGTGELAGITGAGGMAVDADGTHRIWFDYDLG; encoded by the coding sequence ATGAGAGCTACGGCAACTTTCACCGTCAAGGCGTTCGTCCCGACCGAGCTGAAGCCCGAGCCGGATGTGCCCACCGGGCTGCCCGTGGGGGTCGCGACGATGGAGAAGACCTACGAGGGAGAGGTCGTCGGTCGCTCGGCGACCTTGTTCACGGCCGCGTTCGACCAGGCGACCGGCGTCGGCACCTATGTGGCGATGGAGTCGTTCGAAGGCTCGCTGCACGGACGCGAGGGCGCCTTCAACTTCGTGCACTCCGCGACCACGTCCGGCAGTGACCGCACGGCCGAGTTCTTCACCATCGTGCCGTCCAGCGGTACCGGCGAGCTTGCGGGGATCACCGGTGCCGGGGGGATGGCCGTCGATGCCGACGGCACGCATCGGATCTGGTTCGACTACGACCTCGGCTGA
- a CDS encoding DUF664 domain-containing protein, whose product MTAPARTEIQALLSFLDAQRRHVLGILDGLDPEALRQPVLPSGWSCLGLVQHLALDVERFWFQAVVSGDPAVIEALDDIEDAWQVSPDVPHTEVLDRYRAEASLADAVVAASDADAGPAWWPHHLFGPPHLHTVRDVLLHVITETACHAGHLDAARELLDGRRWLVLT is encoded by the coding sequence GTGACCGCGCCCGCGAGGACCGAGATCCAGGCCCTGCTGTCCTTCCTGGACGCCCAGCGCCGCCATGTCCTCGGCATACTCGACGGGTTGGACCCGGAGGCGCTGCGGCAGCCCGTGCTGCCGTCGGGGTGGAGCTGCCTGGGGCTCGTCCAGCACCTGGCGCTCGACGTCGAGCGGTTCTGGTTCCAGGCCGTGGTCAGCGGCGACCCGGCCGTCATCGAGGCCCTGGACGACATCGAGGACGCCTGGCAGGTGTCCCCCGACGTGCCGCACACCGAAGTGCTCGACCGGTACCGCGCCGAGGCAAGCCTCGCCGATGCCGTCGTGGCCGCCTCGGACGCGGACGCCGGGCCGGCCTGGTGGCCCCACCACCTCTTCGGCCCACCGCACCTGCACACCGTCCGGGACGTCCTGCTGCACGTCATCACCGAGACGGCGTGCCACGCCGGGCATCTCGACGCGGCACGCGAACTCCTCGACGGCCGTAGGTGGTTGGTGCTGACCTGA
- a CDS encoding VOC family protein: MTHATTESPWPGKISALTLFVEDLEATKRFYADVFRLPVTYEDDESAVFDFGNTLINLLRSTAAHELIDPARVAAPDSGSRLQLTLPVDDVDAMCKELTARGVTLLNGPMDRPWGIRTASFKDPGGHIWEIAQ, from the coding sequence GTGACCCATGCGACGACCGAATCCCCGTGGCCCGGAAAGATCAGCGCCCTCACCCTCTTCGTGGAGGACCTGGAGGCCACGAAACGCTTCTACGCCGACGTGTTTCGTCTGCCGGTGACGTACGAGGACGACGAGTCGGCCGTGTTCGACTTCGGGAACACCCTCATCAACCTGCTGCGGTCCACCGCCGCGCACGAGTTGATCGACCCGGCGCGCGTCGCCGCCCCGGACTCCGGCTCCCGCCTTCAGCTGACGCTTCCCGTGGACGACGTGGACGCCATGTGCAAGGAGCTGACCGCTCGCGGTGTGACGCTGCTGAACGGCCCCATGGACCGCCCCTGGGGCATCCGTACCGCCAGTTTCAAGGATCCGGGCGGCCACATCTGGGAGATCGCGCAGTGA
- a CDS encoding orotidine 5'-phosphate decarboxylase / HUMPS family protein, which translates to MTPWIPPVRSSWHWTATPEKPLRPSSIGSGTTDSDLADIGVSGSAQGQVLRLARLAGEAGCHGVIASPREVAPLRALLGADALIVTPGVTMPGESAAEHARPATPRAAITDGASHVVVGRSVTRARDPLSALRRVHADMSLRRAF; encoded by the coding sequence ATGACGCCATGGATCCCACCCGTCAGGTCATCGTGGCACTGGACTGCGACACCCGAGAAGCCGCTCAGGCCGTCGTCGATCGGCTCGGGGACGACCGACTCCGACCTGGCCGACATCGGCGTCTCCGGCTCGGCCCAGGGGCAGGTGCTGCGGCTGGCGCGGCTGGCGGGGGAGGCCGGTTGCCACGGGGTGATCGCCTCGCCGCGGGAGGTGGCGCCGCTGCGGGCGCTGTTGGGCGCCGACGCGCTGATCGTCACCCCGGGAGTCACCATGCCCGGGGAGTCGGCCGCCGAACACGCCCGCCCGGCGACACCGCGTGCGGCGATCACTGACGGGGCCTCCCATGTGGTGGTGGGACGATCGGTCACGCGCGCACGGGACCCGCTGTCCGCGCTGCGTCGCGTCCACGCGGACATGTCGCTCCGAAGGGCCTTTTGA
- a CDS encoding GNAT family N-acetyltransferase, which yields MNDLRFRLAEAADLGTLVRLRDDAARWMLAHGITGQWQPGQLDQDHFSRVMDRGEVWIAEAEAEADAGAGGRVVGAWELWWDDEDAWGPQPPVAGYVHRLMVDRATAPPGTGRTLLRAAEWRVAETGRAFVRLDCLAGNARLHAYYLAAGYRVVGHKAGKPQPGGAPKSFTLMEKAGDGPTTAPPAT from the coding sequence ATGAACGATCTGCGCTTCCGGCTCGCCGAGGCGGCCGACCTCGGCACGCTGGTCCGGCTTCGTGACGACGCCGCCCGCTGGATGCTCGCCCACGGCATCACCGGTCAGTGGCAGCCCGGCCAGCTCGACCAGGACCACTTCAGCCGGGTCATGGACCGGGGCGAGGTCTGGATCGCGGAGGCGGAGGCGGAGGCGGACGCGGGGGCCGGGGGCCGTGTCGTCGGCGCCTGGGAGCTGTGGTGGGACGACGAGGACGCCTGGGGACCGCAACCGCCGGTCGCGGGCTACGTGCACCGGCTCATGGTCGACCGCGCCACCGCCCCGCCCGGGACCGGCCGCACCCTGCTGCGGGCGGCCGAGTGGCGCGTGGCCGAGACGGGCCGGGCGTTCGTGCGCCTGGACTGCCTGGCCGGCAACGCCCGTCTGCACGCGTACTACCTGGCCGCCGGATACCGCGTCGTCGGCCACAAGGCCGGCAAGCCCCAACCGGGCGGTGCGCCCAAGTCGTTCACCCTCATGGAGAAAGCCGGCGACGGTCCCACCACAGCACCGCCCGCGACCTGA